In one Juglans regia cultivar Chandler chromosome 11, Walnut 2.0, whole genome shotgun sequence genomic region, the following are encoded:
- the LOC108997654 gene encoding receptor homology region, transmembrane domain- and RING domain-containing protein 1-like — MGEAIFGFLAFVSYAIPLTSATVFLNPLHASFPDLPAKYAVAVSSSGVCGALHIADPPNACSALQFGVRSNKTEGTRLALIIRGGCGFEDKVRNAQNAGFRAAIVYDDRNKGNLVYMMINPGNITVHAVFVSKATGEILNKYAQKEKGECCIFSSHYESAWTVLTISLISFTVICAIVVLVFYTPRRLLYSQTMYLRSQSVDAETVEALPCFTFGSAHPRDCHTNETCAICLEDYKDGEILKVLPCQHEFHSSCVNSWLTKSGTFCPVCKHDLGTKSAYSEVNKVV, encoded by the exons ATGGGGGAAGCCATATTTGGATTCTTAGCTTTCGTTTCATATGCCATCCCACTTACGTCTGCCACCGTTTTTCTCAATCCCTTGCACGCCTCTTTCCCCGACCTTCCTGCTAAATACG CTGTTGCTGTCAGTAGCTCTGGTGTATGTGGAGCATTGCACATAGCAGATCCACCGAACGCTTGCTCTGCACTACAATTTGGTGTTCGATCCAATAAAACTGAAGGAACGAGATTGGCTTTGATAATTAGGGGTGGATGCGGGTTCGAGGATAAGGTCCGAAACGCTCAAAATGCCGGCTTTCGTGCCGCGATTGTCTATGATGATCGAAACAAGGGAAATTTGGTGTACA TGATGATAAACCCTGGAAACATTACGGTGCATGCAGTTTTTGTTTCAAAGGCAACTGGTGAAATTCTAAATAAGTATGCTCAAAAGGAAAAAGGCGAGTGCTGCATCTTCTCATCGCATTATGAATCAGCATGGACGGTGTTGACAATATCTTTGATCTCTTTTACTGTCATATGTGCTATTGTGGTGTTAGTCTTCTATACACCCAGACGCTTATTATATTCGCAAACAATGTATCTTCGCTCACAAAGTGTGGATGCTGAGACTGTGGAAGCTCTACCCTGCTTCACATTTGGCTCTGCACATCCCAGGGATTGCCATACTAATGAAACTTGTGCCATTTGCCTGGAGGATTACAAAGATGGGGAAATTCTTAAAGTTCTGCCCTGCCAACATG AATTTCATTCAAGCTGTGTGAATTCATGGTTGACTAAGTCGGGGACATTCTGTCCAGTGTGCAAGCATGATTTAGGAACCAAAAGTGCATATTCTGAG GTGAATAAAGTAGTTTGA